A DNA window from Pseudodesulfovibrio thermohalotolerans contains the following coding sequences:
- a CDS encoding amidohydrolase family protein — translation MQIIDFRFRPNTQATIDGFTNSTMFKGMFAKIDLTRLVAQEVPDVVEMIKKHNVVKAVITGRDCSMTYDAAANNAGVMSFVKEFPDMFLGFMGVDPHKGMDGVYELTRQIKEEGMHGAAIDPYLAKLFVNDAKYYPIYAKCCELDIPIVVSTGPGTLVPGAVMEHAAPRYIDYVARDFPELKIVISHGGYPWVEEAIMVTERNENVYMELSEYERHPGGEAYVKAAVNLIGDKLLFASAHPGADFRDAIAMYKGFGLPDDVFEAIMFKNAKKVLGL, via the coding sequence GTGCAGATTATCGATTTTCGTTTTCGGCCGAATACCCAGGCCACCATTGACGGCTTTACAAACAGCACCATGTTCAAAGGCATGTTTGCCAAAATAGACCTGACCCGCCTCGTGGCCCAGGAAGTCCCTGATGTTGTGGAAATGATCAAGAAGCACAATGTCGTAAAGGCCGTCATTACCGGCCGGGACTGCTCCATGACCTATGATGCGGCAGCCAACAACGCCGGAGTCATGTCATTCGTTAAGGAATTTCCCGACATGTTCCTCGGATTCATGGGCGTAGATCCCCACAAAGGCATGGACGGCGTTTACGAGCTGACTCGCCAGATCAAGGAAGAAGGGATGCATGGCGCGGCCATCGACCCATACCTGGCCAAACTTTTCGTGAATGACGCCAAGTATTATCCGATCTATGCCAAGTGTTGCGAATTGGATATCCCCATTGTCGTCTCCACCGGCCCGGGCACGCTGGTGCCGGGCGCCGTCATGGAGCACGCCGCCCCCCGTTATATCGACTACGTCGCGCGCGATTTCCCTGAACTGAAGATTGTCATCAGCCACGGCGGATACCCCTGGGTCGAAGAGGCCATCATGGTCACCGAGCGCAATGAGAATGTGTACATGGAGTTGTCCGAATACGAGCGCCATCCCGGCGGAGAAGCGTACGTGAAGGCAGCGGTCAATCTTATAGGCGACAAGCTGCTTTTCGCCAGCGCCCATCCCGGGGCCGACTTCCGCGATGCCATAGCCATGTACAAGGGTTTCGGCCTGCCTGATGATGTCTTTGAAGCCATCATGTTCAAAAACGCCAAGAAGGTGCTCGGCCTATAG
- a CDS encoding GGDEF domain-containing protein: MQSKLTVSYVVVGLVGCLAAILVARQLIRSDFTEYVSAREFALFKSDLADYAARHGGLDKAMLAEPFGVFLSPVDGASKLWQGGPFRFLVMDERGTVLHPAGPFKVGQTVSGEVLERAEPVTVGGRVAALVAQTGAERLTEADAAFMGMTDASMGVGMAVAAAFVGLFGLGLAWRQSAAARDLVAAVRLGREQGGEPHRVEAMSDDELGELADAYNAVNEELARCRGELDELAVTDPQTNLYNRRHFDEQARQFFESAKRYDQPLSVMMGSLDRFRALNETFTREVGDLVLEKVAELFSRHTRKSDVVARYGDEDFVVLFTNTARERAAVACENIRQAVERYPWDEIHPELTVTVSMGLAGNGELSSAASMVARAEQYLAAAKAGGRNRLAGDE, translated from the coding sequence ATGCAATCCAAATTGACCGTGAGCTACGTAGTCGTCGGCCTTGTAGGCTGTCTGGCGGCAATTCTCGTCGCCCGGCAGCTTATTCGGAGCGATTTTACGGAGTATGTCTCGGCCCGCGAGTTCGCATTGTTCAAATCGGACCTCGCCGATTATGCCGCCCGGCACGGCGGACTGGACAAGGCCATGCTCGCCGAACCGTTCGGCGTTTTTTTATCTCCGGTCGATGGGGCGTCCAAGCTGTGGCAGGGCGGACCGTTTCGTTTTCTTGTGATGGATGAACGCGGCACTGTTTTGCATCCGGCCGGTCCCTTCAAGGTCGGGCAGACCGTGTCCGGCGAAGTGCTGGAACGCGCCGAGCCCGTGACTGTGGGCGGGCGCGTGGCGGCGTTGGTCGCGCAAACTGGCGCGGAGCGGCTGACCGAGGCTGACGCGGCTTTCATGGGCATGACGGACGCGTCCATGGGCGTGGGAATGGCGGTGGCGGCGGCGTTTGTCGGGCTGTTCGGTCTGGGCCTGGCATGGCGGCAATCCGCTGCGGCCCGCGATCTGGTCGCGGCCGTCCGCCTGGGGCGCGAGCAGGGCGGAGAGCCCCATCGCGTCGAGGCGATGTCGGACGACGAACTGGGAGAGCTGGCCGACGCCTACAACGCCGTGAACGAGGAGTTGGCCCGTTGCCGGGGCGAACTCGACGAACTGGCCGTGACCGATCCGCAGACGAATTTGTACAACCGCCGCCATTTCGACGAGCAGGCGCGGCAGTTTTTCGAGAGCGCGAAGCGGTACGATCAGCCCCTGTCCGTCATGATGGGCAGCCTGGACAGGTTCCGGGCCCTGAACGAAACCTTCACCAGAGAGGTGGGCGACCTGGTCCTGGAGAAGGTCGCGGAGCTGTTTTCCCGGCATACCCGCAAGAGCGACGTGGTCGCGCGATACGGTGACGAGGATTTCGTGGTTCTGTTCACCAATACCGCCCGGGAACGGGCGGCCGTGGCCTGCGAAAACATACGGCAGGCCGTGGAGCGGTATCCGTGGGACGAAATCCATCCCGAGCTGACGGTGACCGTCTCCATGGGCCTCGCGGGCAACGGGGAACTGAGCAGCGCGGCGTCCATGGTCGCCAGGGCGGAGCAATATCTGGCCGCGGCCAAGGCGGGCGGGCGCAACAGGCTGGCCGGGGACGAGTAG
- a CDS encoding response regulator transcription factor → MSAQKILVVEDHRDTRELLKYNLTAAGFDVAAAEDGQLGLNLAHAFKPDIILLDLMMPGTDGLEVCRQLKGDPATARIPVIMLTAKGEEVDKIVGLELGADDYVVKPFSPRELVLRIKAILRRYGAPEPNAPKLWEREGLRIDFEAHQITIDGEETALTATEFKLLTVLVSGAGKVQTRDNLLDTVWDTHFEGYSRTVDTHVRRLRQKLGPYASWIETIRGVGYRFKA, encoded by the coding sequence GTGTCAGCCCAGAAAATCCTGGTGGTCGAAGACCACAGAGACACGCGTGAACTGCTGAAATACAACCTCACCGCCGCCGGGTTCGACGTGGCCGCCGCAGAAGACGGTCAACTCGGCCTCAACCTGGCCCACGCCTTCAAGCCCGACATCATCCTGCTGGACCTGATGATGCCCGGCACCGACGGCCTTGAGGTCTGTCGCCAGCTCAAAGGCGATCCTGCCACGGCCCGCATTCCCGTCATCATGCTCACGGCTAAGGGCGAAGAAGTCGACAAGATCGTCGGCCTGGAGCTCGGCGCCGACGACTACGTGGTCAAACCCTTCTCTCCGCGCGAACTCGTCCTGCGCATCAAGGCCATCCTGCGCCGCTACGGCGCGCCCGAGCCCAACGCCCCCAAACTCTGGGAACGCGAAGGCCTGCGCATCGACTTCGAAGCGCACCAAATCACCATCGACGGCGAGGAAACAGCCCTCACCGCCACCGAATTCAAGCTTCTGACCGTTCTCGTCTCGGGCGCGGGCAAAGTCCAGACCCGCGACAACCTCCTGGACACCGTCTGGGACACCCATTTCGAGGGCTACTCCCGCACCGTCGACACCCACGTTCGACGCCTGCGCCAGAAACTCGGCCCCTACGCCTCCTGGATCGAAACCATCCGCGGCGTGGGCTACCGCTTCAAGGCATAG
- the hpsG gene encoding (2S)-3-sulfopropanediol dehydratase has protein sequence MTNCDCCLSPQEARIANSVDTRAGRERIYEILDSFHMTTPFIDIERARYFTESMKATEGQPMVLRWAKALMNCAEKMTVYITPGSLIAGRAGKLGRYGILYPEIDGDFYSILGELDKREKSPFKITPEEVDIVVNEIAPFWKGKTYHEHLNGAMPDDLRGVTYDDDMGLKSKFVVSETSSYRSALQWVHDYDKVLKRGFNDIKREAEEHLAELDDQSPVQMWEKRPFYEAMVIICDAITLWARRHADLARDLAAKETDKIRKAELLAMADRCERMPAEPAKDFRDAIQSQWFVQMFSRIEQKASAIISNGRMDQYLFPYYEQDLEAGTLTREQAKELLEMMWVEMAQFIDLYINPTGNEFNEGYAHWEAVTIGGQTPQGEDATNDLSYLFLESKREFPLNYPDLAARIHSCSPERFLAEIAETIKDGSGFPKLINDEEVIPLYTAKGAPYDQAMDYSVSGCTEARMPNIETYTSGCVYVNFATAVEMTMHNGRMLKYGDEVIGLETGDVTEMKTWDEFYDAYIKQHNNLLVKAFRQQYIVDSLRPEHFATPLASVLHDLCMKEGLDLQNQFIPGGLEYSYFEFLGYGTVVDCLSAIKKVVFEDKKLTMEEVLKAITANFDGYEDIREILRSAPSYGNNDPYADAIAKEIDAVCQRYAAKYSKERGVNLDVRYVPITSHVPFGKVVSALPNGREAWTALSDGSSASHGADHMGPTAVLMSNYHSKNRGMKNRASRLLNVKLSPKVVEGEAGTQKIVDMIRSWCDLHLWHIQFNIINKQTLLAAQKDPDKYRSLLVRIAGYSAYFCDLSRDLQNDIINRTEHEHM, from the coding sequence ATGACCAATTGTGACTGCTGCCTGTCGCCCCAGGAGGCACGGATTGCGAACAGCGTCGACACCCGTGCCGGCCGCGAACGCATCTATGAAATTCTTGATTCTTTCCACATGACCACGCCTTTTATCGACATTGAGCGCGCCCGGTACTTCACCGAGTCCATGAAGGCCACCGAAGGCCAGCCCATGGTCCTGCGTTGGGCCAAGGCTCTGATGAACTGCGCTGAGAAAATGACCGTATATATTACTCCCGGCTCCCTGATCGCCGGTCGTGCAGGCAAGCTTGGCCGTTACGGCATCCTGTACCCGGAGATCGACGGCGACTTCTATTCCATCCTCGGTGAGCTGGACAAACGCGAAAAGAGCCCCTTCAAGATCACTCCTGAGGAAGTCGATATCGTTGTCAACGAAATCGCTCCTTTCTGGAAGGGCAAGACCTACCACGAGCACCTGAACGGAGCCATGCCCGACGACCTGCGTGGCGTGACTTACGACGATGACATGGGCCTGAAGTCTAAGTTCGTTGTCTCCGAAACTTCCTCTTACCGCTCCGCCCTGCAGTGGGTCCACGATTACGACAAGGTTCTGAAGCGCGGTTTCAATGACATCAAGCGTGAAGCCGAGGAACATCTGGCCGAACTCGACGATCAGAGCCCGGTCCAGATGTGGGAAAAGCGTCCCTTCTACGAGGCCATGGTCATCATCTGCGATGCCATCACGCTGTGGGCCCGCCGCCACGCCGATCTCGCCCGCGATCTGGCCGCCAAGGAGACCGACAAGATCCGCAAGGCCGAGCTGCTGGCCATGGCGGACCGTTGTGAGCGTATGCCCGCCGAGCCCGCCAAGGACTTCCGCGACGCCATCCAGTCCCAGTGGTTCGTGCAGATGTTCTCTCGCATCGAGCAGAAGGCTTCCGCCATCATCTCCAACGGCCGCATGGACCAGTACCTGTTCCCGTACTACGAGCAGGACCTCGAAGCCGGTACCTTGACCCGCGAACAGGCCAAGGAGCTGCTGGAAATGATGTGGGTTGAGATGGCTCAGTTCATCGACCTCTACATCAACCCCACCGGCAATGAGTTCAATGAAGGCTATGCCCACTGGGAAGCCGTCACCATCGGCGGCCAGACCCCGCAGGGCGAGGACGCCACCAATGACCTGTCCTACCTCTTCCTGGAGTCCAAGCGTGAGTTTCCGTTGAACTACCCCGACCTGGCCGCCCGTATCCACTCCTGTTCCCCGGAGCGGTTCCTGGCCGAAATAGCCGAGACCATCAAGGACGGCTCCGGTTTTCCGAAGCTTATCAACGATGAGGAAGTCATTCCCCTGTACACCGCCAAGGGTGCTCCTTACGACCAGGCCATGGACTACTCCGTCTCCGGCTGCACCGAAGCCCGTATGCCCAACATCGAGACCTACACCTCCGGTTGTGTGTACGTTAACTTCGCCACGGCCGTTGAAATGACCATGCACAACGGACGTATGCTCAAGTACGGTGACGAAGTCATCGGCCTTGAAACCGGCGACGTCACTGAGATGAAGACCTGGGACGAGTTCTACGACGCCTACATCAAGCAGCACAACAACCTGCTCGTGAAGGCCTTCCGCCAGCAGTACATCGTTGACTCCCTGCGCCCCGAGCACTTCGCTACTCCGCTGGCTTCCGTCCTGCACGACCTGTGCATGAAGGAAGGTCTGGACCTCCAGAACCAGTTCATTCCCGGCGGCCTTGAGTACTCCTACTTCGAGTTCCTGGGCTACGGTACCGTGGTCGATTGTCTGTCCGCCATCAAGAAGGTCGTCTTCGAAGACAAGAAGCTGACCATGGAAGAAGTCCTCAAGGCCATCACCGCCAATTTCGATGGATACGAAGACATCCGCGAGATCCTGCGTTCGGCTCCGAGCTACGGCAACAATGATCCGTACGCCGACGCCATCGCCAAGGAAATCGACGCGGTCTGCCAGCGTTACGCCGCGAAGTACTCCAAGGAGCGCGGCGTGAACCTGGATGTGCGCTACGTGCCCATCACCTCCCACGTTCCCTTCGGCAAGGTCGTTTCCGCTCTGCCCAACGGCCGCGAAGCCTGGACCGCTCTTTCCGATGGTTCCTCCGCTTCCCACGGCGCCGACCACATGGGTCCCACTGCCGTCCTGATGTCCAACTACCACTCCAAGAATCGCGGCATGAAAAACCGTGCTTCCCGCCTGTTGAACGTCAAGCTCTCCCCGAAGGTTGTCGAAGGCGAGGCCGGCACCCAGAAGATCGTGGATATGATCCGTTCTTGGTGCGACCTGCATCTGTGGCACATTCAGTTCAACATCATCAACAAGCAGACCCTGCTGGCCGCTCAGAAAGATCCTGACAAGTACCGCAGCCTGCTCGTTCGTATCGCCGGATACTCCGCATACTTCTGCGACCTGTCCCGCGACCTGCAGAACGACATCATCAACCGTACTGAACACGAACATATGTAG
- the hpsH gene encoding (2S)-3-sulfopropanediol dehydratase activating enzyme produces MSANEGIVFNIQNFSVHDGTGIRTIVFLKGCPLRCAWCSNPESQMRKPQLGFNPMKCLTTDKCTRCIDNCPQGAISPAEGGLIAMDPEKCVRCHTCAEHCAANALNVYGKTMTVKEVIREVEKEAAFYARSGGGMTLSGGEAMSQPKFAVALLKEAKRHRIKTAMETCSYAHYDDLKAACEYLDEVIMDIKAIDDGKHKQGTGVSNQRILENIKCVVAEFPNKPILIRTPVIPGFNDTEEEIRGIVDFIPVQSNIRYELLPYHRMGQPKYSYLGMEYPYEGKALDKGVMERLRVLEREANERFKNAQ; encoded by the coding sequence ATGAGCGCCAATGAAGGTATCGTTTTCAACATCCAGAATTTTTCCGTCCACGACGGCACCGGCATTCGTACCATTGTTTTTTTGAAAGGATGTCCACTTCGTTGCGCCTGGTGCAGCAACCCTGAATCGCAGATGAGGAAGCCCCAGCTGGGCTTCAACCCGATGAAGTGCCTGACCACCGATAAGTGTACGCGTTGCATAGATAATTGTCCCCAGGGAGCCATTTCCCCCGCGGAAGGCGGCCTTATCGCCATGGATCCGGAAAAATGCGTCCGGTGCCACACCTGCGCCGAACATTGCGCGGCAAATGCGCTGAATGTTTATGGTAAGACGATGACCGTCAAGGAGGTCATCCGCGAGGTGGAAAAGGAAGCGGCCTTCTACGCCAGATCCGGCGGCGGGATGACGCTGAGCGGCGGCGAAGCCATGTCTCAGCCCAAGTTTGCCGTGGCCCTGCTCAAGGAGGCCAAGAGGCATCGTATCAAGACGGCCATGGAGACATGCAGCTATGCGCACTATGACGATCTGAAGGCCGCCTGCGAGTATCTTGACGAAGTGATCATGGACATCAAGGCCATTGATGACGGGAAGCACAAGCAGGGCACCGGGGTCAGCAACCAGCGCATCTTGGAAAACATCAAATGCGTAGTGGCTGAGTTCCCCAATAAACCCATCTTGATACGCACGCCGGTCATTCCCGGATTCAACGATACCGAGGAAGAGATTCGCGGCATTGTTGACTTTATCCCTGTGCAGTCCAACATCAGATACGAACTGTTGCCCTATCACCGCATGGGGCAGCCCAAGTACTCCTACCTGGGCATGGAGTATCCTTATGAGGGCAAGGCGCTCGATAAGGGCGTGATGGAAAGGTTGCGTGTTCTGGAACGGGAAGCCAACGAACGATTTAAAAATGCACAATAA
- a CDS encoding DegT/DnrJ/EryC1/StrS family aminotransferase has protein sequence MPVRSKDNFLVFGAPRIEQDEIDEVVASMKSGWIGTGPKVARFEKDFSQYVDAPYAAACNSCTAALHLSLVALGLKPGDEVITTPLTFCASVNAIIHAGCTPVLADVDPVTQNIDPVSIREKITPRTRAILPVHFAGRPCDMDSIMAIADQHGLKVVEDCAHAIETTYKGRHAGTFGNFGCFSFYVTKNVCTGEGGMVIARDEEDIRTVKVLGLHGMSADAWKRFSDEGYKHYEVVHAGFKYNMMDIQAAIGIHQLNRVEENFKRRCEIWDMYQEAFRALPVGIPAPEEPDTRHARHLYTIMLDPVACGIDRDQFLVRLTKENIGAGVHYLAIPEHPYYQERYGWKLEDTPHAVALGRETISLPLSAKLTDDDVADVIKAVNICLGA, from the coding sequence ATGCCCGTTCGTTCCAAAGATAATTTTCTGGTTTTCGGCGCACCCCGCATAGAGCAGGACGAGATCGACGAGGTAGTGGCCTCCATGAAGTCGGGCTGGATCGGCACCGGCCCCAAGGTGGCCCGGTTCGAGAAGGACTTCTCGCAATACGTGGACGCCCCCTACGCCGCGGCTTGCAACTCCTGCACCGCCGCCCTGCACCTCTCCCTGGTTGCCCTCGGCCTCAAGCCCGGCGACGAGGTCATCACCACGCCGCTTACCTTCTGCGCCTCGGTCAACGCAATCATCCACGCCGGGTGCACGCCCGTGCTGGCCGATGTGGACCCGGTCACCCAGAACATCGACCCGGTCAGCATCCGAGAGAAGATCACCCCGCGCACCCGGGCCATCCTGCCCGTGCACTTCGCGGGACGGCCCTGCGACATGGATTCCATCATGGCCATCGCCGACCAGCACGGCCTCAAGGTGGTGGAGGACTGCGCCCACGCCATCGAGACCACCTACAAGGGCCGCCACGCCGGCACGTTCGGCAACTTCGGTTGCTTCTCCTTCTACGTGACCAAGAACGTCTGCACCGGCGAGGGCGGCATGGTTATCGCCCGCGACGAGGAGGACATCCGCACCGTCAAGGTGCTCGGTCTCCACGGCATGTCCGCCGACGCGTGGAAACGGTTCTCTGACGAGGGATACAAGCATTACGAGGTGGTCCACGCCGGGTTCAAGTACAACATGATGGACATCCAGGCCGCCATCGGCATCCATCAGCTCAACCGGGTGGAAGAAAACTTCAAGCGGCGCTGCGAAATCTGGGACATGTATCAGGAGGCGTTCCGCGCCCTGCCCGTGGGCATCCCCGCCCCCGAGGAGCCGGACACCCGCCACGCGCGGCATCTGTACACCATTATGCTCGACCCCGTGGCCTGCGGCATCGACCGCGACCAGTTCCTGGTGCGGCTGACCAAGGAGAACATCGGGGCAGGCGTCCACTACCTGGCCATCCCCGAGCATCCCTACTACCAGGAGCGGTACGGCTGGAAGCTGGAAGACACCCCGCACGCCGTCGCCCTGGGCCGCGAGACCATCAGCCTGCCGCTGTCCGCGAAACTTACCGACGACGACGTGGCCGACGTTATAAAAGCCGTGAATATCTGCCTGGGGGCGTAA
- a CDS encoding sigma-54 interaction domain-containing protein has product MTHSPLKIRAFMTVKKYWSQIIETFDEAVSISDPDGIILYANKRHEELTGIPRQELIGKSVHDLVRRGLFDVVLNPGILRSKQPETQVQELASGQKLVLEGHPVFDEDGNVALVITYLRDVTKLSELREQLSSQQELLKAFQKMQGIDMTADHMPIMVQSKTMKQLFGQLSIIAETDATVLLLGETGVGKDVFARRLHKLSPHADKAFIKADCGSMPKNLIETELFGYAPGTFSGGNKGGKIGLIEAASGGTLFLDEIGELPLLMQTRLLRLLQDREIVRVGATVPQKVKVRIVAATNKNLEKEVEAGRFRSDLYYRLKVAVIDIPPLRKRKVDILPFVKTFLKFFCQKYRREITFSQEAENALLKHSWPGNVRELENLVLGCVVTSKKNVIDVADLPFSPSTKICVGAKDGLTGMEVSGKSMKEILGEVEKAIILNGMKRVGNIAKLAEELKLDRTTVFRKLKKYEAE; this is encoded by the coding sequence ATGACACATTCCCCCCTTAAAATAAGGGCTTTTATGACTGTAAAAAAATATTGGTCACAAATTATCGAAACGTTTGATGAGGCTGTTTCCATTAGTGATCCTGACGGGATCATCCTATATGCCAATAAACGCCATGAGGAGTTGACCGGCATCCCGAGGCAAGAACTCATCGGCAAATCGGTACATGACCTTGTGCGACGCGGCCTGTTCGACGTTGTCCTTAATCCAGGCATTCTCCGCAGCAAACAGCCGGAAACCCAGGTCCAGGAACTGGCCAGCGGACAGAAACTCGTCCTGGAAGGCCATCCCGTTTTTGACGAGGACGGCAATGTCGCCCTTGTAATCACCTATCTTCGCGACGTCACCAAGCTCTCGGAACTGCGAGAGCAGTTGTCGTCTCAGCAGGAACTGCTCAAGGCCTTTCAAAAGATGCAAGGCATCGACATGACGGCGGATCACATGCCGATCATGGTCCAAAGCAAGACCATGAAGCAGCTCTTCGGCCAACTGAGCATTATTGCGGAAACCGATGCGACGGTGCTGCTTTTGGGGGAAACCGGAGTCGGCAAGGATGTCTTTGCCAGGCGGCTGCACAAGCTCAGCCCCCACGCGGACAAGGCCTTCATCAAGGCCGACTGCGGCAGCATGCCGAAAAATCTTATTGAAACCGAACTGTTCGGCTATGCGCCCGGCACATTTTCCGGTGGCAACAAAGGAGGGAAGATAGGCCTTATCGAGGCCGCTTCCGGTGGAACCCTTTTTCTCGACGAAATAGGCGAGTTGCCATTGCTCATGCAAACCCGGTTGCTGCGCTTGTTGCAGGACCGCGAGATTGTGCGAGTGGGGGCGACGGTTCCCCAAAAGGTGAAGGTCCGCATTGTTGCCGCCACCAACAAAAATTTGGAAAAGGAAGTCGAAGCGGGCCGATTCCGCAGTGACCTATATTACCGGCTCAAGGTTGCCGTCATCGACATTCCGCCGCTCAGGAAGCGCAAGGTGGATATTCTGCCGTTCGTCAAAACCTTTCTGAAATTCTTCTGCCAGAAGTATCGGCGTGAAATCACCTTTTCCCAGGAAGCCGAAAATGCCCTGCTCAAGCATTCCTGGCCCGGTAACGTCCGGGAGCTGGAAAATCTGGTGCTCGGTTGCGTGGTCACCTCCAAGAAAAACGTGATCGACGTGGCGGATCTCCCCTTTTCCCCCTCCACGAAGATTTGTGTGGGAGCCAAGGACGGGCTCACGGGCATGGAGGTTTCCGGAAAATCCATGAAGGAAATCCTGGGCGAAGTGGAAAAAGCCATAATTCTGAATGGTATGAAACGCGTTGGCAATATTGCCAAGCTGGCCGAGGAGCTGAAACTCGACCGAACCACGGTCTTCCGCAAGCTCAAGAAATACGAAGCCGAATAG
- a CDS encoding TRAP transporter substrate-binding protein yields the protein MKKTLILIMTAALFLFSTSAFAENYKGTMIMAATANPSGSLHAVALEKFKEIVEKESGGKVRVNLFLGGSMGSEQANVKQLRDAELHVAVLAAGNLTPFAPAATITILPYLFPQIENAYSLFRNDGFVSDLGDTVATQSMTRPLGWLIGGYRVLTNSKHDITKIDDLQGLKIRVPKVRIQLDSFRSWGVEPHPLAWSETFNALQQGVADGQENPHSINQDQKFWEVQKYITDLHYMLWVGPLLVSEKWFQRLPANTQALVKKAAKEACEHEWEWVAQQNKTALDNCLKHGMVLKELSDEDVWMNKARSLWPEYYETVGGKDKIDNALKIMGQD from the coding sequence ATGAAAAAAACATTGATCCTGATTATGACCGCAGCATTGTTCCTATTTTCCACCTCAGCTTTTGCGGAAAACTACAAGGGAACCATGATCATGGCCGCTACGGCCAATCCCTCCGGAAGCCTTCATGCCGTCGCATTGGAAAAATTCAAGGAAATCGTTGAAAAGGAGTCGGGCGGCAAGGTTCGGGTAAATCTATTCCTGGGCGGCTCCATGGGATCGGAACAAGCGAATGTGAAGCAGCTCCGCGACGCCGAGCTCCACGTTGCAGTCCTGGCGGCAGGCAACCTGACCCCCTTTGCGCCCGCAGCCACCATTACCATTCTGCCCTACCTCTTCCCCCAGATTGAAAATGCATACAGCCTCTTCAGAAATGACGGCTTTGTTTCAGATCTGGGCGACACGGTCGCCACTCAGAGCATGACCCGCCCCTTGGGCTGGCTCATCGGCGGCTACCGCGTGCTGACCAACTCCAAGCACGACATCACCAAGATTGACGACCTCCAAGGCCTCAAGATTCGGGTGCCCAAGGTGCGTATCCAGCTCGACTCTTTCCGCTCCTGGGGCGTAGAGCCGCATCCGTTGGCGTGGTCTGAGACCTTCAACGCCTTGCAACAAGGCGTTGCCGACGGTCAGGAAAATCCCCACTCCATCAACCAGGACCAGAAGTTTTGGGAAGTGCAAAAGTATATTACCGATCTGCATTACATGCTCTGGGTGGGCCCCCTGCTGGTTTCGGAAAAATGGTTCCAACGCTTGCCCGCCAACACCCAGGCCCTGGTCAAGAAGGCCGCCAAAGAAGCCTGCGAGCATGAATGGGAATGGGTTGCCCAGCAGAACAAGACCGCTCTGGACAACTGTCTCAAGCACGGCATGGTCCTCAAGGAACTCAGCGACGAGGACGTATGGATGAACAAGGCGCGGTCCTTGTGGCCTGAATATTATGAAACCGTGGGTGGAAAGGACAAGATCGACAACGCATTGAAGATCATGGGCCAGGACTAG
- a CDS encoding PrsW family glutamic-type intramembrane protease yields MEILLFLMAVVPSAVLLWLFLSNDRYPEPAGALISTFLLGVLIVLGIYLLYPFLSLIASALPSDNPYLMGAGQAFLMAALPEECFKLIALRRYCVNHPAFDEPMDGIVYGVTVSLGFATAENLLYVLDGGLNVAVGRAFLAVPCHALVGAVMGYHVGLAAFSRGERAGRYLKALGLAVLFHGLYDFVPLTFRAADSMNVAVPGTVTVGLNVFFGVVMFVLIRYVAVLTRSMRTMQREDAPPSFGFSRVLPNRQRTLDPALKRSRFRRWLKACRDETGPMDLLFAALCLVGVFCALAGAAHLGNPGDPMSSISLAVAVIFFVYGLGFAARGMGKLTAGLLRNRDGK; encoded by the coding sequence GTGGAAATCCTGCTCTTCCTCATGGCCGTGGTGCCGTCCGCCGTGCTCCTGTGGCTGTTCCTGTCGAACGACAGGTATCCCGAACCGGCCGGGGCGTTGATCTCGACCTTTCTTCTCGGGGTTCTCATCGTCCTCGGCATCTACCTGCTTTATCCGTTTCTCTCCCTGATAGCCTCGGCCCTGCCTTCGGACAATCCCTACCTCATGGGCGCGGGGCAGGCGTTTCTCATGGCCGCCCTGCCCGAGGAGTGCTTCAAGCTCATCGCGCTCAGGCGGTACTGCGTCAATCATCCGGCTTTTGACGAGCCCATGGACGGTATCGTCTACGGGGTGACCGTGTCGCTTGGCTTCGCCACGGCCGAAAACCTTCTCTACGTCCTGGACGGCGGCTTGAACGTGGCCGTTGGGCGCGCGTTTCTGGCCGTGCCGTGCCACGCGCTGGTGGGAGCGGTGATGGGCTACCACGTGGGCTTGGCCGCATTCTCGCGCGGTGAGCGCGCGGGGCGGTATCTCAAGGCCCTGGGGCTGGCCGTCCTGTTCCATGGCTTGTACGATTTCGTCCCGCTGACCTTCCGGGCCGCCGATTCCATGAACGTGGCCGTTCCGGGAACCGTGACCGTGGGGTTGAATGTGTTTTTCGGCGTGGTCATGTTCGTGCTGATCCGCTACGTGGCGGTGCTGACCCGCTCCATGCGGACCATGCAGCGTGAGGACGCGCCTCCGAGCTTCGGTTTCAGCCGGGTTTTGCCCAACAGGCAGCGCACCCTGGACCCCGCCCTCAAGCGCAGCCGCTTCCGGCGTTGGCTCAAGGCGTGTCGCGACGAGACCGGCCCCATGGACCTGCTGTTCGCCGCATTGTGTCTGGTGGGCGTGTTCTGCGCCCTGGCGGGAGCGGCCCATTTGGGCAATCCGGGCGACCCCATGTCCAGCATATCTCTCGCCGTGGCCGTGATTTTTTTCGTTTACGGCCTCGGGTTCGCGGCTCGCGGCATGGGCAAGCTGACGGCCGGACTGCTCCGGAACCGGGACGGCAAATGA